TATTAGTGATGAACTCATAAACTTTTTGGTGCTTTTCGTGCCAAAAAGCGATTCTCCTCAGGGAAAAAGCGTTGCCGTTTTTGTCCGTAAGCCCTATTTTTTCGTCCTTTAAGACAGCATCGTCCACTTTATTGGAGATATCAAACTCTTCAAGGCTTGTATAGCGAGCATTGTCCTTTTGCCGAGTCACAAAGTAAACATCTTCCAGTGTCCATTTTTGGTATTGCTCATAATCCACATACCCTTTGTCAAAAACCACATAAGAGCCCTTCTTGAGTTCCAGGTCTTTTAAAAAGGTGTGGTCGTGCGTGGCCGCGCTTGAAAACTTAATCAGACAAGGAACGTCTTCCATGGCGTTTATCATAGTATGCATCTTGATACCTCCTTTCTTTTTGCCGTTGAGCGGGTTCCTTCCTACACCTTTAAGAATGTCGCTAAATAGGGGGATGGTCGAGGAATCAACGATTTTAAGGTTCTTCACTGCAGGTTCTAAGGGTCTGCTGTCCGATAAAAAGCGATGGTAACGTTTGTAGAGTAAATGATAAATATCGGCAAATACTTCAGAGCTTCTTCTCCTGTTAGCATCTGACAAGGTACTGCGTTTTGGAAAGTCCGTGAGTCCTAGATGGTTGATCTTTCCCTCGCAGGCAAGCATAATACTGGAAACCTCACGAAGTGAGCTACAGCCACTGATCACGGTAAATACCATAGTGGCCAAATGCTCATAGGTGGTAAACTTTTTGGTATAGCGATCGCTGTTGTGCTTTTTGGCTGTCCGATGAACATCTTTGGGCAAAATGAAATTTAATACCTGTTTGATTATGGGGTGTCCGCTAAAGTTTTTACTTTTATTCATATCTTGGATGTGTGATAACTTCAAGATACAAAATAAGCGGGAAATCCTATCTTGGAAATCCCGCTTTTTAAATCTTTTATCGGACACTAATGATTATTAATATGTTTGAAAAGTAAAGAATTAATACCGTTTTAAAGCAAAAAAACAGGAAGCTAAGCCTCCTGTTTTTTTTATATATTTAAGTATTTAAATCACTTATTTTACTTCTAAAAGCTCTACATCAAAAATTAATGTAGCGTAAGGTTTAATTGGCCCTCCTGGTCTTGGATTAGCGCCATAAGCTAACTCTTGAGGAATAAAGAATCTATATTTTGCTCCTTCAGACATTAATTGTAAACCTTCTGTCCATCCTTTAATAACTTGTGTTACTCCAAATTCTGCAGGTTCTCCTCTATCAACCGAACTATCAAAAACAGTTCCATCAATTAAAGTACCGTGATAATGAACTTTTACTTTAGATGATTTAGTTGGTTTAGCTCCTGTACCTTCTTTTAAAACGATATATTGTAAACCACTAGCCGTAGTATGCACACCTTCTTTGGTTTTGTTTTTAGCTAAAAACTCTTGCCCTTCCACTTTATTTTTCTCACCTTCTTCGGCACGCTTGGCAGCATCTTCTTGTTGTTTCTTTTGGAAAAATGCTCTTACAACTTTTTGTGCTGTAGCTTCATCTAATAATATATTTGTTGAATCTAAAACATTAGTAAAGCCTTGAACAAACAATTCATTATCAAAATCATCAAAACTCATTTTTACATTTTTTGCAACATCCATACCTATCGCATAGGATACAGAATCCAACTCGGTTTTAATAGGTTTATTTGAAACTGCAGACTGATTATTACAAGATACTACTAGTAAAACTAAAGTCACTAGACTTAAACATTTCATTATTTTCATTTTAACATTTTTTGTTATTCGAAGTCAAATGTAACAAAATTATAGGGACAAAAAAAAGAAATTAGTAAAGGTGAAAATACCGCTCTTAACTTTTTAAAAATAGGAACAAAAAAAAACTGTTCAGCTCTTTCTCGGAGACTGAACAGTTTTTAAACTAACCAAACATTTTATATGAAAAACGAACCACTGTTTTACATTAACGCCGCAAAGTTCTGCATAAACCCAAGTGTATTTCATGATAAATATCATAAACCGACACTAAGGCCGTTAAAAAACATTCTGACCATCAGAATCTGATTAATCCCTCAAGCTAACGGAAGGAATTTTGATGATATTTTAAGATCAAAATTTTACCGTTAATCGAGAGTTAAAAAAACTCTTTATAAATAGTCTACCTGAAGTAAAAAAATATCGTTTTATGATGTATCTGCACTTTTTTTATCTTGTGTTGAAACTGATAAATTAAACGTAGATGATAAGGTAGGGTTTGTTGCAAAAAAAAACTGTTCAGCTTTCTCGGAGACTGAACAGTTTTTAAACTAACCAAACATTTTATATGAAAAACGAACCACTGTTTTACATTAACGCCGCAAAGTTCTGCATAAACCCAAGTGTATTTCATGATAAATATCATAAACCCGCACTAAGTCCGTTAAAAAACAGTTAAAAAAACTCTTTATAAATAGTCTACCTGAAGTAAAAAAATATCGTTTTATGATGTATCTGCACTTTTTTTATCTTGTGTTGAAACTGATAAATTAAACATAGATGATAAGGTAGGGTTTGTTGCAAAAAAAAACTGTTCAGCTTTCTCGGAGACTGAACAGTTTTTAAACTAACCAAACATTTTATATGAAAAACGAACCACTGTTTTACATTAACGCCGCAAAGTTCTGCATAAACCCAAGTGTATTTCATGATAAATATCATAAACCCGCACTAAGTCCGTTAAAAAACAGTTAAAAAAACTCTTTATAAATAGTCTACCTGAAGTAAAAAAATATCGTTTTATGATGTATCTGCACTTTTTTTATCTTGTGTTGAAACTGATAAATTAAACGTAGATGATAAGGTAGGGTTTGTTGCAAAAAAAAAACTGTTCAGCTTTCTCGGAGACTGAACAGTTTTTAAACTAACCAAACATTTTATATGAAAAACGAACCACTGTTTTACATTAACGCCGCAAAGTTCTGCATAAACCCAAGTGTATTTCATGATAAATATCATAAACCCGCACCAGTCCTGTTAAAAAACCGTTAAAAACACAATTATTTGTTTTAAGAAACGGCTCATAAACGCTTAAGTAATTCAAATTATGGATTTTAATTTATTAACCCGTTGTGCATTATGATTTAAAAGAAAAAAGTTGTTCATCTTACTGAAAATCAGTAAATTGATTTAACTACAAATCATTAATAATGAACAACTTGAGTGCAAATTACGAAAGAATATTGGAAGTATTAAGAAAAATATCGAAAGAACAACTTTTAAGTTATCAAAGACGACAACCAAAGCTTAGTGATTTAGAACTTATCAGTTTGAGTCTTACTGCCGAATTTATGGGAATAGATAGTGAAAATGACCTTTTTAGAAAACTTCCAGATTCCCTATTATCAAAAATAGAGAGAAGTGTCTACAATAGAAGAAGACGAAAACTAGTTAATAAGCTCAACAGTATCAGGTTAAGCTTAGCTTCCCATTTTAATGAATTTGAAGATTATTTTGTAGTAGATAGTATGCCCTTAGAAGTTTGTAAATTATCACGCAGTTCTCGTTCAAAGATTTGTAAAGAAAACACTTATGCATTTCCAGATAAAGGTTATTGTGCAGCTCAAAGTTCTAATTATTACGGTTATAAACTGCACGCTGTTTGTTCTGTAAATGGTGTCTTTCAAAGTATCGATTTGAGTCCAGCATCTGTACACGATATTAATTATCTTAAAGATATTAAGATGCAAATAAGCGATTGTACATTAATTGGTGATAAAGGCTATTTATCAACAGAAATACAGCTTAACTTGTTTGAAACCTGTAATATAACGCTAAATACACCTATGAGAAGCAATCAAAAAAATTACAAAGTACAGCCTTATGTATTTAGAAAAAAGAGGAAAAGGATAGAAACATTATTTTCACAACTTTGTGACCAATTTATGATAAGACGCAATTATGCTAAAACTTTTGAAGGTTTTAAAACAAGAATCGTAGCTAAGATAACTGCTTTAACAACTATTCAGTATATCAATAAGTTTATTTTTGGGAGAAACATTAATAATATTAAAATTAGCATTATTTAAAATGCACAACGGGTTTATTAGATTAAATGATTGTTCCAAATTTATAATCTTTTATAGGGTTTCACAGGTATTTAATTAATGTTAAATTTTAAGATTGCTTTAGGGAATTTAGTGAAATTGTGTATTTTTCGGCCAAAATTGCACCACAACCTTTTTCAAAATATTCCATTAATATTTTAAAAGGATAAAAACCCAAATCAACTAATCGCAGCTCTTTCCTTTTCAAGACTTCCCTCAAAATATTTGAAATGACTTTGAGCTCATACTAAACTTGACATCATGAACTTATTATTCAAAATGAGTAGTCTACTACTATTTGTATTTTGTTGTACCCCAAATTGGTCTCAGGGGCAAACAAGTGAAAGCACTTATAATATTATAGACATTTATAAGGCTACAAAGCAGAATTATGATTCGGCTAAAATGATTACCCCTCTAATTACCGAAGATATTAAGTATGACGAGAATATTGTTTACAAGAAAACCCGTCAAAAAAAATTAGAGTTAGACGTCTACAGTCCTTCCAAAAAGTCTAAAAAACTTATGCCAGCGGTTATACTCGTTCATGGGGGAGGTTGGCTAACAGGGCAAAAAGAAAACCAACGCGTTATGGCGCAGCATCTGGCTTTAAAAGGTTTTGTAGGTATTTCTATAGCTTATAGTTTGAGTTTAGAAGCCCGTTATCCTGCATCTGTTTTCGATGTTAAAGATGCCATTAAATGGGTAAGAAAAAATGCTAAAAAGTACAAAATAAACCCTAATCAGATTGCTGTTTTGGGTGCCGATTCTGGAGGATTGTTGGCTACTTTAGCGGGTACAACATCACACCTTAAAGTTTTCAGTACAGATGATGATATCTCTGAAAAAGTTCAGGCGGTTATAAATATAGACGGTATTGTGTCTTTAGTTCATCGTAATGCGCCTACCGAAAATAGTATGGCTAGCATTTGGCTGAACGGTTCGCGCGATAAAAATGAAAAATCATGGATGGAAGCTTCACCCCTTCAATATGTTGGAGAACAAACACCTCCTGTACTCTTTATTAATGGTCCGAATCCAGAAATTCATGCTGGAAAAAGCGATATGACAACCTTATTGAAAATTTTTCAAACCTACACCGAAACACGCACCATTCCAAATGCTCCACCAGCATTTTGGCTAATGGATCCTTGGTTTGACATGACCTTAGATTATAGTGTTAACTTTTTAAACAAAGTGTTTGGACGATCGTAATACGACTACACTTACCGCAGGATTGCTGCCAAAAAAAAACTGTTCAACCTTAAAAAAGACTGAACAGTTCTAAACTAACCAAACATTTTATATGAAAAACGAACCACTGTTTTACATTAACGGCGCAAAGTTCTGCATAAACCCAAGTGTATTTTATGATAAAAGTCATGAACCCCTATAAAGTCTGTTAAAATCGCGTTAAAATGAATCATGTACTTTATAAATTCAGCTTCTCTATTTTAATAGTTTTGCAATATTAGGGACGTTTTTCTTTAATTCGGCAACCGCTAATTTAGCCACCTCTGTGGCCCCGAGCTTAGACAAATGGGTGTCATCATGTTTGGCGGCTTTATAATAAGAAGAGGTTCCTGCTTCAAAATGAAGATGCAGTAATTTTGATTTCTCTACACCGTAGCTGGTTTCCAAAATTTCAGTTTTATACTGAAGATCTATAAAAGGCACTTGGTACTCTGAAGCCACTAAACGCACCTCTAAGGGATAAGCACCATGGGTATCCATTAATACGCCTTGCTCGTTAAAATTACGTCGCACTATGGATGAAAACAAAATAGGTATAGCGCCTTTTTCACGTGTTTCTAATACATAATTAATCAAATTGTGACGGTAGGTCGTATGCGGATTTGTAAAACGCTCTGGCGATTTTTTCTTTTGATCGTTATGCCCAAACTGGATAAACACATAATCGCCCTTTTTTAAGGTTTTCATAATGGCATCCCAACGTCCTTCGGCTCTAAAACTTTTGGAGCTTCTACCGTTTACAGCCCGGTTATCGATGGTCACCTCATCTTTAAAAAAAGGTGGCAAAACTTGTCCCCAGCCATGTTCTGGGTTTACTTCTGGATTCTTTTTATTGGCCATGGTCGAATCGCCTATCATATATATGGTTGTGTTTTGAGCAAAACCGTTTATTAAAAATAGCATGGCTAAGGCAAGTGCGTATTGTTTTAATTTAAGATGTGTCATTTATTTATGGTTTTTACTAAAATCGGTTCCTAAAATATTATCAACGGTGTATTTTTTAGCTTCTTTTTTAGATAATTGGTGCGACCAGCCAACGCGTTTATCAGGCTGAAATCCAGCTCCTGTATTGTTATACTCGGCATAAAAAGCTGTTTTTTCGGCTTCCTTTTTATTCCAATTATGCCAGCCCTCGGGTAAAATTTGATTGCCCAATTCACAATGCATGAAAACCGTTTTGGCATGTAAGCGCCAAGGCCTCCCTAAGTACACGGCATCAAGACCAGCATCGGCTGTAATATTACAGTTTTTAAAAACATAACCAAAAGCCTCGCCTTGAGGGGTTGAAGCCGCTGTGATGTATGAATTTGATTTACTGTGAATGCGACACCCTTCAAACAACACCGTAGCTTCACCAAATATAAAATCGGTACTCCCTTCGATGTAGCAGTTTTTAAAATACTGTTTAAATCCTTCTCCAGCGGTATATAAGGTATCTTGAAAACCTAAAAGTTTACAATTTTCAAAATAGCAACGGTTAGCATTTACAGAAAGCGCAATGGCCTGCCCAACTTGCCCTGCCGTGTTTTTTATAGTTAAATTTTTAGCAATAAAATCGTCGCCTTCAATTAATACTGTTGATGTATGAAAAGTGCTGTT
This genomic interval from Tamlana carrageenivorans contains the following:
- a CDS encoding FKBP-type peptidyl-prolyl cis-trans isomerase — its product is MKIMKCLSLVTLVLLVVSCNNQSAVSNKPIKTELDSVSYAIGMDVAKNVKMSFDDFDNELFVQGFTNVLDSTNILLDEATAQKVVRAFFQKKQQEDAAKRAEEGEKNKVEGQEFLAKNKTKEGVHTTASGLQYIVLKEGTGAKPTKSSKVKVHYHGTLIDGTVFDSSVDRGEPAEFGVTQVIKGWTEGLQLMSEGAKYRFFIPQELAYGANPRPGGPIKPYATLIFDVELLEVK
- a CDS encoding IS4 family transposase, whose product is MNKSKNFSGHPIIKQVLNFILPKDVHRTAKKHNSDRYTKKFTTYEHLATMVFTVISGCSSLREVSSIMLACEGKINHLGLTDFPKRSTLSDANRRRSSEVFADIYHLLYKRYHRFLSDSRPLEPAVKNLKIVDSSTIPLFSDILKGVGRNPLNGKKKGGIKMHTMINAMEDVPCLIKFSSAATHDHTFLKDLELKKGSYVVFDKGYVDYEQYQKWTLEDVYFVTRQKDNARYTSLEEFDISNKVDDAVLKDEKIGLTDKNGNAFSLRRIAFWHEKHQKVYEFITNNYDLDADKIADIYKNRWQIETMFKRLKQNFPLKYFLGDNQNAIEIQIWVSLIIQLIMLVIQRKAQRNWAYSNMMSVIRYHLMTYIDLFKFLKNPEANWEEITTKNIGQLSLFDP
- a CDS encoding alpha/beta hydrolase; this translates as MNLLFKMSSLLLFVFCCTPNWSQGQTSESTYNIIDIYKATKQNYDSAKMITPLITEDIKYDENIVYKKTRQKKLELDVYSPSKKSKKLMPAVILVHGGGWLTGQKENQRVMAQHLALKGFVGISIAYSLSLEARYPASVFDVKDAIKWVRKNAKKYKINPNQIAVLGADSGGLLATLAGTTSHLKVFSTDDDISEKVQAVINIDGIVSLVHRNAPTENSMASIWLNGSRDKNEKSWMEASPLQYVGEQTPPVLFINGPNPEIHAGKSDMTTLLKIFQTYTETRTIPNAPPAFWLMDPWFDMTLDYSVNFLNKVFGRS
- a CDS encoding rhamnogalacturonan acetylesterase, which produces MTHLKLKQYALALAMLFLINGFAQNTTIYMIGDSTMANKKNPEVNPEHGWGQVLPPFFKDEVTIDNRAVNGRSSKSFRAEGRWDAIMKTLKKGDYVFIQFGHNDQKKKSPERFTNPHTTYRHNLINYVLETREKGAIPILFSSIVRRNFNEQGVLMDTHGAYPLEVRLVASEYQVPFIDLQYKTEILETSYGVEKSKLLHLHFEAGTSSYYKAAKHDDTHLSKLGATEVAKLAVAELKKNVPNIAKLLK
- a CDS encoding IS982 family transposase yields the protein MNNLSANYERILEVLRKISKEQLLSYQRRQPKLSDLELISLSLTAEFMGIDSENDLFRKLPDSLLSKIERSVYNRRRRKLVNKLNSIRLSLASHFNEFEDYFVVDSMPLEVCKLSRSSRSKICKENTYAFPDKGYCAAQSSNYYGYKLHAVCSVNGVFQSIDLSPASVHDINYLKDIKMQISDCTLIGDKGYLSTEIQLNLFETCNITLNTPMRSNQKNYKVQPYVFRKKRKRIETLFSQLCDQFMIRRNYAKTFEGFKTRIVAKITALTTIQYINKFIFGRNINNIKISII